Proteins from a genomic interval of Benincasa hispida cultivar B227 chromosome 7, ASM972705v1, whole genome shotgun sequence:
- the LOC120081058 gene encoding dirigent protein 10-like yields the protein MTKLHFHSLLMKTIACFLSFTTIINLSSSARIFENPTRNHHYRHHKLSFLMRDVLNSTTHHYSSSKSPTNKATTSGQLPFSKPLGFFPPNGGIPIPETYTTTGSFSSQTPDISSIGISFPARTTLQELDYGMVKGIDEELFGTSRHKSRVVVGRIEGFYVENSEDSGGHMMATTMYFGKGEVKDGLRLFGVYRSDHVKESHVAIIGGLGKYLGANGYATLKKSFRTKFGANHNNFIEFNVYLSK from the coding sequence ATGACCAAGCTCCATTTTCATTCTTTACTTATGAAGACCATAGCCTGTTTTCTCTCCTTCACCACCATCATCAACCTCTCCTCGTCCGCTCGAATCTTCGAAAACCCGACTCGAAACCACCATTATCGTCATCACAAGCTTTCATTTTTAATGAGAGATGTACTCAATTCAACAACTCATCACTACTCTTCATCCAAATCACCTACCAACAAAGCAACAACTAGTGGTCAATTACCATTTTCAAAACCCTTAGGTTTTTTCCCTCCCAATGGAGGTATCCCTATACCTGAAACCTACACCACCACTGGATCATTCTCTTCTCAAACACCTgatatttcatcaattggaatatCGTTTCCTGCAAGGACAACTCTCCAAGAGTTAGACTATGGAATGGTGAAAGGGATTGATGAGGAGCTATTTGGGACTTCGAGACATAAATCACGTGTGGTTGTTGGAAGAATAGAAGGATTCTATGTAGAAAATAGTGAAGATAGTGGTGGCCATATGATGGCTACGACAATGTATTTTGGTAAGGGTGAGGTCAAGGATGGACTTAGGCTATTTGGAGTGTATAGGAGTGATCACGTGAAGGAGTCTCATGTTGCTATAATTGGTGGCCTTGGCAAGTACCTTGGTGCTAATGGTTATGCAACTTTGAAGAAATCATTTAGAACAAAGTTTGGAGCCAATCATAACAACTTCATAGAATTCAACGTTTACTTGAGCAAATAG
- the LOC120081309 gene encoding spliceosome-associated protein 130 A, which produces MYLYSLTLQRATGIVSAINGNFSGGKTQEIVVARGKVLDLIRPDDSGKIQTLLSVEIFGAIRSLAQFRLTGSQKDYIVVGSDSGRIVILEYNKDKNVFDKIHQETFGKSGCRRIVPGQYLAIDPKGRAVMIGACEKQKLVYVLNRDTAARLTISSPLEAHKSHTIVYSICGIDCGFDNPIFAAIELDYSEADQDSTGVAASEAQKHLTFYELDLGLNHVSRKWSEPVDNGANMLVTVPGGGDGPSGVLVCAENFVIYKNQGHPDVRAVIPRRADLPAERGVLIVSAAMHKQKTMFFFLLQTEYGDIFKVTLEHNNDSVKELKIKYFDTIPVTASMCVLKSGFLFAASEFGNHSLYQFQAIGDDADVESSSATLMETEEGFQPVFFQPRRLKNLVRIDQVESLMPIMDMKIINLFEEETPQIFTLCGRGPRSSLRILRPGLAISEMAVSELPGVPSAVWTVKKNINDEFDAYIVVSFANATLVLSIGETVEEVSDSGFLDTTPSLAVSLIGDDSLMQVHPNGIRHIREDGRINEWRTPGKRTIVKVGSNRLQVVIALSGGELIYFEVDMTGQLMEVEKHEMSGDVACLDIAPVPEGRQRSRFLAVGSYDNTIRILSLDPDDCMQILSVQSVSAAPESLLFLEVLASVGGEDGADHPASLFLNAALHSGVLFRTVVDMVTGQLSDSRSRFLGLRAPKLFSVVLRGRRAILCLSSRPWLGYIHQGHFLLTPLSYETLEYASSFSSDQCAEGVVAVAGNFLRVFTIERLGETFNETVIPLRYTPRKFVLQPRRKLLVVIESDQGAFTAEEREAARKECFEAAGAGENGNGTMEQMENGGDDEDKDDPLSDEHYGYPKAESEKWVSCIRVLDPRSATTTCLLELQDNEGAFSVCTVNFHDKEYGTLLAVGTAKGLQFFPKRSLVAGYIHIYRFLEDGKSLELLHKTQVEGVPLALAQFQGRLLAGIGSVLRLYDLGKRRLLRKCENKLFPNTIVSIQTYRDRIYVGDIQESFHYCKYRRDENQLYIFADDSVPRWLTASYHVDFDTMAGADKFGNIYFVRLPQDVSDEIEEDPTGGKIKWEQGKLNGAPNKVEEIIQFHIGDVVTSLQKASLIPGGGECILYGTVMGSLGALHAFTSRDDVDFFSHLEMHMRQEHPPLCGRDHMGYRSAYFPVKDVIDGDLCEQFPTLPLDMQRKIADELDRTPGEILKKLEEVRNKII; this is translated from the exons ATGTACCTTTACAGTCTCACTTTGCAACGAGCTACCGGGATTGTCTCGGCTATAAATGGAAATTTCTCCGGTGGGAAAACGCAGGAGATAGTTGTGGCTAGAGGGAAGGTCCTGGATCTCATTCGTCCTGATGATAGTGGTAAGATCCAAACTCTTCTTTCTGTTGAAATCTTTGGTGCGATACGTTCTTTAGCTCAATTCAGGCTTACTGGGTCTCAGAAAGATTATATTGTTGTTGGGTCTGATTCGGGTCGAATTGTTATTCTGGAGTATAATAAAGATAAGAATGTATTTGACAAGATACATCAAGAGACTTTTGGGAAGTCTGGTTGTCGCCGGATAGTTCCGGGGCAATATTTGGCTATTGATCCTAAAGGAAGGGCTGTTATGATTGGGGCATGTGAGAAGCAGAAACTTGTTTACGTCTTGAACAGAGATACAGCAGCCAGGCTTACTATTTCTTCGCCACTGGAGGCTCATAAGTCACATACGATAGTATATTCAATTTGTGGAATTGACTGTGGATTTGACAATCCTATATTTGCTGCAATTGAGTTGGATTACTCGGAGGCGGATCAGGATTCTACTGGGGTGGCAGCAAGTGAGGCCCAGAAGCATTTGACTTTCTATGAACTTGATCTTGGTCTCAATCATGTCTCTAGGAAGTGGTCAGAACCTGTTGATAATGGTGCCAATATGCTTGTTACTGTTCCTGGAGGTGGGGATGGTCCTAGTGGAGTGTTAGTTTGTGCTGaaaattttgtgatttataagaATCAGGGACATCCAGATGTTAGAGCTGTCATTCCCAGACGTGCAGATTTACCTGCTGAGCGTGGTGTGCTTATAGTTTCAGCAGCAATGCATAAGCAAAAAacaatgtttttctttcttttacagACAGAGTATGGAGATATATTTAAGGTTACCTTGGAACACAACAATGACAGTGTCAAAGAACTGAAGATTAAGTATTTTGATACAATTCCAGTTACAGCTTCAATGTGTGTACTGAAATCAGGATTTTTATTTGCTGCCTCAGAATTTGGAAATCACTCACTATACCAGTTTCAAGCCATAGGGGATGATGCTGATGTTGAATCTTCCTCGGCTACTTTGATGGAAACTGAAGAAGGTTTCCAACCTGTCTTTTTCCAGCCTAGGAGACTCAAAAACCTTGTTAGGATTGATCAAGTTGAGAGCTTAATGCCTATTATGGACATGAAAATCATAAATCTTTTTGAGGAGGAAACACCTCAGATATTTACTCTTTGTGGGCGAGGTCCTCGATCATCTTTGCGAATATTGAGACCTGGTTTGGCCATCAGTGAAATGGCTGTGTCAGAACTTCCTGGTGTTCCTAGTGCTGTTTGGACTGTGAAAAAGAACatcaatgatgagtttgatGCATACATTGTTGTGTCATTTGCCAATGCAACACTTGTTCTTTCTATTGGTGAGACAGTTGAAGAAGTTAGTGACAGTGGGTTTCTTGACACTACCCCATCCCTTGCTGTTTCTTTGATAGGTGATGATTCTCTCATGCAAGTCCATCCAAATGGTATTAGGCATATTAGGGAAGATGGGCGTATTAATGAATGGAGAACTCCAGGCAAGAGGACCATTGTTAAGGTTGGTTCTAATAGGCTTCAAGTGGTGATTGCCCTGAGTGGGGGAGAACTTATTTATTTTGAGGTGGACATGACTGGTCAGTTAATGGAGGTGGAGAAGCATGAAATGTCTGGAGATGTGGCTTGCTTGGACATTGCCCCAGTACCTGAAGGAAGGCAACGTTCACGTTTCCTAGCAGTTGGTTCTTATGATAACACAATACGAATTCTATCATTGGATCCTGATGACTGTATGCAGATTTTAAGTGTGCAAAGTGTTTCTGCGGCTCCAGAATCTCTTCTATTTCTTGAAGTTTTGGCATCAGTAGGTGGGGAGGATGGTGCAGATCATCCTGCTAGCCTTTTCCTAAATGCTGCATTGCATTCTGGGGTTTTATTCAGAACAGTAGTGGATATGGTGACAGGCCAGCTTTCTGATTCTCGATCCCGGTTCTTAGGATTAAGAGCACCCAAACTTTTTTCTGTTGTTTTGAGGGGGAGGCGTGCAATTCTTTGCCTCTCAAGTAGGCCTTGGCTTGGATATATTCATCAAGGCCATTTTCTATTGACTCCTCTATCATATGAAACTCTTGAATATGCCTCCTCATTTTCATCGGATCAGTGTGCAGAAGGTGTAGTTGCTGTGGCTGGAAATTTTTTGAGGGTTTTCACCATTGAGAGATTGGGAGAAACATTTAATGAAACAGTCATTCCACTTAGGTACACCCCAAGAAAGTTTGTGCTTCAACCTAGGAGAAAACTATTGGTTGTTATTGAGAGTGATCAGGGTGCATTCACTGCTGAAGAGCGAGAAGCTGCTAGAAAAGAATGCTTTGAGGCTGCAGGGGCTGGGGAAAATGGAAATGGCACAATGGAGCAAATGGAGAACGGTGGAGATGATGAGGACAAGGATGATCCTTTATCTGACGAGCATTATGGTTACCCAAAGGCAGAGTCTGAAAAATGGGTTTCTTGCATCCGAGTTCTTGATCCTAGATCAGCCACTACAACTTGTCTGCTGGAGCTTCAGGACAATGAAGGGGCATTCAGTGTTTGTACAGTAAATTTCCATGACAAGGAATATGGAACCCTTTTAGCTGTTGGTACTGCAAAGGGCCTGCAGTTTTTCCCTAAACGGAGTTTAGTTGCAGGTTATATTCACATTTATCGTTTTCTGGAGGATGGAAAATCCCTTGAGCTTTTGCACAAGACACAAGTGGAAGGTGTTCCTCTCGCTTTAGCTCAGTTCCAGGGAAGATTACTTGCTGGAATAGGATCCGTGCTCAGATTGTATGATTTGGGGAAAAGAAGATTGCTTAGGAAATGTGAAAATAAGTTGTTCCCGAATACAATTGTGTCTATTCAGACATATCGTGATCGAATTTATGTTGGTGACATTCAGGAG TCATTCCATTATTGCAAGTATAGGCGGGATGAAAATCAGCTATACATATTTGCTGATGATTCTGTTCCTAGATGGCTTACGGCATCATATCATGTGGATTTTGACACCATGGCTGGTGCTGATAAGTTTGGAAATATCTATTTTGTGCGGTTACCACAAGATGTTTCAGATGAGATTGAAGAAGATCCAACAGGTGGAAAGATAAAATGGGAGCAGGGAAAGCTTAATGGGGCTCCTAACAAAGTTGAGGAGATCATACAATTCCACATCGGTGATGTGGTCACATCATTGCAAAAGGCATCTTTGATTCCAGGGGGTGGAGAATGCATTTTGTACGGTACAGTGATGGGAAGCTTGGGGGCATTGCATGCTTTCACCTCCCGTGACGATGTTGATTTCTTTTCTCACTTGGAAATGCATATGAGGCAGGAACATCCACCTCTATGTGGAAGAGATCATATGGGTTATAGATCAGCTTATTTTCCTGTTAAG GATGTGATTGATGGGGATCTGTGTGAGCAGTTCCCAACCCTTCCCCTAGATATGCAGAGAAAGATTGCTGACGAATTGGACCGTACTCCCGGAGAAATACTGAAGAAACTTGAAGAAGTACGAAATAAGATTATTTGA
- the LOC120081891 gene encoding dirigent protein 24, which produces MAKTPLYFFFFFLLVGFSGLRSAISARILIDDDIDAESQPQPAAVTPPLPTIPSPAAIVPATQVGTTTLPSTTGSQIQATIPSPAANDDEEDESTTPETNPPVAATNNPGPTQDDQEDDQTATTPAAVSPVTAVPTLTPPPTQPLPAAINGPEPISFYMHDIVGGSHPSARVVTGIVANTDSSGIAFSKPNDNFFPIQGTLPLLNNDNLKNMINNNNNLPYLVGFNGVSQGNNLLLQNSANNGVLNGDEDNNQPFVTAGQLPSRVTLQQLMFGSVTVVDDELTEGHELGSAVVGRAQGFYLASSLDGTSQTVALTALFHGGGHEHVVEDSISFFGVHRTAITESQIAVVGGTGKYENARGYATVEMLHHEEDQHTTDGLDTIIHFSVYLTQE; this is translated from the exons ATGGCTAAAACTCCtctttatttcttcttcttctttttattggTGGGTTTCAGTGGTCTGAGATCTGCCATTTCTGCTCGAATATTAATCGACGATGACATCGACGCCGAGTCTCAGCCACAACCGGCGGCGGTTACCCCTCCTCTGCCCACCATCCCCTCGCCGGCCGCGATTGTTCCGGCTACTCAG GTCGGAACGACCACGCTACCGTCGACCACAGGCAGCCAGATTCAGGCAACCATTCCATCTCCGGCTGCCAACGACGACGAGGAAGACGAATCCACAACACCCGAAACCAATCCACCAGTAGCAGCAACCAACAATCCAGGGCCAACACAAGATGATCAAGAAGATGACCAAACAGCCACCACTCCAGCCGCCGTATCACCGGTCACCGCCGTACCCACATTAACACCACCGCCAACTCAGCCCCTTCCGGCTGCAATAAATGGTCCAGAACCAATTTCATTTTACATGCACGACATCGTTGGAGGATCCCATCCATCTGCCAGAGTAGTCACCGGAATCGTGGCGAACACCGACAGCAGTGGCATTGCATTCTCAAAGCCAAACGACAACTTCTTCCCAATCCAAGGAACACTCCCTTTACTCAACAACGACAACCTCAAAAACAtgatcaacaacaacaacaacctcCCTTACCTTGTCGGTTTCAACGGCGTCTCTCAAGGCAACAACTTGCTCCTCCAAAACAGCGCCAACAACGGCGTCCTCAACGGAGACGAAGACAATAACCAGCCCTTCGTCACCGCTGGTCAGCTCCCTTCTAGAGTCACCCTTCAACAGCTCATGTTTGGCTCCGTTACAGTGGTCGATGACGAGCTGACCGAAGGCCACGAGCTCGGGTCCGCGGTGGTGGGTCGGGCGCAAGGCTTTTACTTGGCGAGCTCATTGGATGGGACCAGCCAGACGGTGGCTTTAACCGCGTTGTTTCACGGCGGTGGCCACGAGCACGTGGTTGAAGATAGCATAAGTTTCTTTGGAGTTCACCGAACGGCGATAACGGAATCTCAGATTGCGGTGGTGGGAGGGACGGGGAAGTATGAGAATGCAAGAGGGTATGCGACGGTGGAGATGCTTCATCATGAAGAGGATCAACACACAACGGACGGTCTGGATACTATTATTCATTTTAGTGTTTATCTCACACAGGAGTGA